From Pseudochaenichthys georgianus chromosome 11, fPseGeo1.2, whole genome shotgun sequence, a single genomic window includes:
- the sgce gene encoding epsilon-sarcoglycan isoform X3, with product MVGTMSAAAVAVWLGSVFIVHAYDVKHDTFHERNAHKELSGLKQRTALDRDVVSILSRSHADRNVYPSAGVLFVHVLEREYFKGEFPPYPKAGDANSDPITFNTNLKGYPDRPGWLRYIQRTQHSDGVLYGSPTAENAGRPSVIEITAYNRRTFETARHNLVINIMGTEEFPLPYQAEFYIKNMNVEEMLASEVLGDFLGAVKNIWQPDRLNAINITSALDRGGRVPLPINNLKEGVYVMVGADVAFSSCLREVESPHNQQRCSQEMEPSISCDKKFRAQFDIDWCKISLVDINRVFPVYITRPEPGNGILPEFGLYDPPSETLMSRNYFSDFLITLAVPSAVAVVLLFILGYTMCCRREGLEKRNMQTPDIQLVHHNSIQKSSKELRSMSKNREISWPLSTLPVFNPVSGEVVPPLHPDNYETTSMPLMQTQTNLQNQITIPQQRPSGKWYS from the exons ATGGTAGGCACCATGTCTGCTGCAGCTGTCGCGGTATGGCTTGGTTCGG TTTTCATTGTGCATGCCTATGATGTCAAACATGACACTTTTCATGAGAGAAATGCCCATAAGGAGCTATCCGGCTTGAAGCAGAGAACAGCCCTGGACAGAGATG TGGTCAGCATCTTGTCGAGATCGCATGCAGACCGTAACGTCTACCCATCTGCAGGAGTGCTGTTCGTCCACGTTCTGGAGAGAGAGTATTTTAAAGGAGAGTTTCCTCCCTACCCAAAAGCAG GTGATGCCAACAGTGACCCGATCACTTTCAATACCAACCTGAAGGGCTACCCCGACAGGCCGGGCTGGTTGCGCTACATCCAGCGCACGCAGCACAGCGACGGGGTTCTGTACGGCTCCCCCACCGCAGAAAACGCCGGCAGGCCCTCCGTCATAGAG ATTACAGCCTACAACCGACGCACTTTCGAGACGGCACGGCACAACTTGGTCATAAACATCATGGGCACAGAAG AGTTCCCCCTGCCCTACCAGGCGGAGTTTTACATCAAAAACATGAACGTGGAGGAGATGCTGGCCAGTGAGGTGCTGGGGGACTTTCTGGGAGCGGTGAAGAACATCTGGCAGCCTGACCGCCTCAACGCCATCAACATCACCTCGGCACTAGACCGAGGGGGCCGCGTGCCCCTGCCCATCAACAACCTCAAGGAAGG AGTGTATGTGATGGTTGGTGCTGATGTGGCCTTCTCATCCTGCCTGCGGGAGGTGGAGAGCCCCCACAACCAGCAGCGCTGCAGTCAGGAGATGGAGCCCTCCATCAGCTGTGACAAGAAGTTCAGAGCTCAGTTTGACATTGACTGGTGTAAGATCTCTCTG GTTGACATCAACAGAGTATTCCCGGTATATATAACCCGTCCCGAGCCGGGCAACGGGATCCTGCCTGAATTTGGGTTGTACGACCCCCCCTCTGAGACTCTGATGAGCCGGAACTACTTTTCAGACTTCCTTATCACGCTGGCTGTTCCCTCCGCCGTGGCAGtagtcctcctcttcatcctcggCTACACTATGTGCTGCCGTCGGGAAGGGTT gGAAAAAAGAAACATGCAAACACCAGA CATCCAGCTGGTTCACCACAACTCCATCCAGAAGTCCTCCAAGGAGCTGCGGAGTATGTCTAAGAACCGGGAGATCTCCTGGCCCCTCTCCACCCTGCCCGTCTTCAACCCAGTGAGCGGCGAGGTGGTGCCGCCCCTCCACCCCGACAACTATGAGACCACCAGCATGCCCCTCATGCAGACGCAGAC GAATCTGCAAAACCAGATTACAATACCACAGCAACGGCCATCAG GTAAATGGTATTCCTGA
- the sgce gene encoding epsilon-sarcoglycan isoform X1, whose protein sequence is MVGTMSAAAVAVWLGSVFIVHAYDVKHDTFHERNAHKELSGLKQRTALDRDVVSILSRSHADRNVYPSAGVLFVHVLEREYFKGEFPPYPKAGDANSDPITFNTNLKGYPDRPGWLRYIQRTQHSDGVLYGSPTAENAGRPSVIEITAYNRRTFETARHNLVINIMGTEEFPLPYQAEFYIKNMNVEEMLASEVLGDFLGAVKNIWQPDRLNAINITSALDRGGRVPLPINNLKEGVYVMVGADVAFSSCLREVESPHNQQRCSQEMEPSISCDKKFRAQFDIDWCKISLVDINRVFPVYITRPEPGNGILPEFGLYDPPSETLMSRNYFSDFLITLAVPSAVAVVLLFILGYTMCCRREGLEKRNMQTPDIQLVHHNSIQKSSKELRSMSKNREISWPLSTLPVFNPVSGEVVPPLHPDNYETTSMPLMQTQTNLQNQITIPQQRPSGDNYVMSTFRRLEVNGIPEERKVAEALNL, encoded by the exons ATGGTAGGCACCATGTCTGCTGCAGCTGTCGCGGTATGGCTTGGTTCGG TTTTCATTGTGCATGCCTATGATGTCAAACATGACACTTTTCATGAGAGAAATGCCCATAAGGAGCTATCCGGCTTGAAGCAGAGAACAGCCCTGGACAGAGATG TGGTCAGCATCTTGTCGAGATCGCATGCAGACCGTAACGTCTACCCATCTGCAGGAGTGCTGTTCGTCCACGTTCTGGAGAGAGAGTATTTTAAAGGAGAGTTTCCTCCCTACCCAAAAGCAG GTGATGCCAACAGTGACCCGATCACTTTCAATACCAACCTGAAGGGCTACCCCGACAGGCCGGGCTGGTTGCGCTACATCCAGCGCACGCAGCACAGCGACGGGGTTCTGTACGGCTCCCCCACCGCAGAAAACGCCGGCAGGCCCTCCGTCATAGAG ATTACAGCCTACAACCGACGCACTTTCGAGACGGCACGGCACAACTTGGTCATAAACATCATGGGCACAGAAG AGTTCCCCCTGCCCTACCAGGCGGAGTTTTACATCAAAAACATGAACGTGGAGGAGATGCTGGCCAGTGAGGTGCTGGGGGACTTTCTGGGAGCGGTGAAGAACATCTGGCAGCCTGACCGCCTCAACGCCATCAACATCACCTCGGCACTAGACCGAGGGGGCCGCGTGCCCCTGCCCATCAACAACCTCAAGGAAGG AGTGTATGTGATGGTTGGTGCTGATGTGGCCTTCTCATCCTGCCTGCGGGAGGTGGAGAGCCCCCACAACCAGCAGCGCTGCAGTCAGGAGATGGAGCCCTCCATCAGCTGTGACAAGAAGTTCAGAGCTCAGTTTGACATTGACTGGTGTAAGATCTCTCTG GTTGACATCAACAGAGTATTCCCGGTATATATAACCCGTCCCGAGCCGGGCAACGGGATCCTGCCTGAATTTGGGTTGTACGACCCCCCCTCTGAGACTCTGATGAGCCGGAACTACTTTTCAGACTTCCTTATCACGCTGGCTGTTCCCTCCGCCGTGGCAGtagtcctcctcttcatcctcggCTACACTATGTGCTGCCGTCGGGAAGGGTT gGAAAAAAGAAACATGCAAACACCAGA CATCCAGCTGGTTCACCACAACTCCATCCAGAAGTCCTCCAAGGAGCTGCGGAGTATGTCTAAGAACCGGGAGATCTCCTGGCCCCTCTCCACCCTGCCCGTCTTCAACCCAGTGAGCGGCGAGGTGGTGCCGCCCCTCCACCCCGACAACTATGAGACCACCAGCATGCCCCTCATGCAGACGCAGAC GAATCTGCAAAACCAGATTACAATACCACAGCAACGGCCATCAG GAGATAATTATGTCATGTCAACATTTCGAAGGCTGGAG GTAAATGGTATTCCTGAGGAGAGAAAGGTGGCCGAAGCACTGAATTTGTGA
- the sgce gene encoding epsilon-sarcoglycan isoform X2: MVGTMSAAAVAVWLGSVFIVHAYDVKHDTFHERNAHKELSGLKQRTALDRDVVSILSRSHADRNVYPSAGVLFVHVLEREYFKGEFPPYPKAGDANSDPITFNTNLKGYPDRPGWLRYIQRTQHSDGVLYGSPTAENAGRPSVIEITAYNRRTFETARHNLVINIMGTEEFPLPYQAEFYIKNMNVEEMLASEVLGDFLGAVKNIWQPDRLNAINITSALDRGGRVPLPINNLKEGVYVMVGADVAFSSCLREVESPHNQQRCSQEMEPSISCDKKFRAQFDIDWCKISLVDINRVFPVYITRPEPGNGILPEFGLYDPPSETLMSRNYFSDFLITLAVPSAVAVVLLFILGYTMCCRREGFIQLVHHNSIQKSSKELRSMSKNREISWPLSTLPVFNPVSGEVVPPLHPDNYETTSMPLMQTQTNLQNQITIPQQRPSGDNYVMSTFRRLEVNGIPEERKVAEALNL, from the exons ATGGTAGGCACCATGTCTGCTGCAGCTGTCGCGGTATGGCTTGGTTCGG TTTTCATTGTGCATGCCTATGATGTCAAACATGACACTTTTCATGAGAGAAATGCCCATAAGGAGCTATCCGGCTTGAAGCAGAGAACAGCCCTGGACAGAGATG TGGTCAGCATCTTGTCGAGATCGCATGCAGACCGTAACGTCTACCCATCTGCAGGAGTGCTGTTCGTCCACGTTCTGGAGAGAGAGTATTTTAAAGGAGAGTTTCCTCCCTACCCAAAAGCAG GTGATGCCAACAGTGACCCGATCACTTTCAATACCAACCTGAAGGGCTACCCCGACAGGCCGGGCTGGTTGCGCTACATCCAGCGCACGCAGCACAGCGACGGGGTTCTGTACGGCTCCCCCACCGCAGAAAACGCCGGCAGGCCCTCCGTCATAGAG ATTACAGCCTACAACCGACGCACTTTCGAGACGGCACGGCACAACTTGGTCATAAACATCATGGGCACAGAAG AGTTCCCCCTGCCCTACCAGGCGGAGTTTTACATCAAAAACATGAACGTGGAGGAGATGCTGGCCAGTGAGGTGCTGGGGGACTTTCTGGGAGCGGTGAAGAACATCTGGCAGCCTGACCGCCTCAACGCCATCAACATCACCTCGGCACTAGACCGAGGGGGCCGCGTGCCCCTGCCCATCAACAACCTCAAGGAAGG AGTGTATGTGATGGTTGGTGCTGATGTGGCCTTCTCATCCTGCCTGCGGGAGGTGGAGAGCCCCCACAACCAGCAGCGCTGCAGTCAGGAGATGGAGCCCTCCATCAGCTGTGACAAGAAGTTCAGAGCTCAGTTTGACATTGACTGGTGTAAGATCTCTCTG GTTGACATCAACAGAGTATTCCCGGTATATATAACCCGTCCCGAGCCGGGCAACGGGATCCTGCCTGAATTTGGGTTGTACGACCCCCCCTCTGAGACTCTGATGAGCCGGAACTACTTTTCAGACTTCCTTATCACGCTGGCTGTTCCCTCCGCCGTGGCAGtagtcctcctcttcatcctcggCTACACTATGTGCTGCCGTCGGGAAGGGTT CATCCAGCTGGTTCACCACAACTCCATCCAGAAGTCCTCCAAGGAGCTGCGGAGTATGTCTAAGAACCGGGAGATCTCCTGGCCCCTCTCCACCCTGCCCGTCTTCAACCCAGTGAGCGGCGAGGTGGTGCCGCCCCTCCACCCCGACAACTATGAGACCACCAGCATGCCCCTCATGCAGACGCAGAC GAATCTGCAAAACCAGATTACAATACCACAGCAACGGCCATCAG GAGATAATTATGTCATGTCAACATTTCGAAGGCTGGAG GTAAATGGTATTCCTGAGGAGAGAAAGGTGGCCGAAGCACTGAATTTGTGA
- the sgce gene encoding epsilon-sarcoglycan isoform X4, which produces MVGTMSAAAVAVWLGSVVSILSRSHADRNVYPSAGVLFVHVLEREYFKGEFPPYPKAGDANSDPITFNTNLKGYPDRPGWLRYIQRTQHSDGVLYGSPTAENAGRPSVIEITAYNRRTFETARHNLVINIMGTEEFPLPYQAEFYIKNMNVEEMLASEVLGDFLGAVKNIWQPDRLNAINITSALDRGGRVPLPINNLKEGVYVMVGADVAFSSCLREVESPHNQQRCSQEMEPSISCDKKFRAQFDIDWCKISLVDINRVFPVYITRPEPGNGILPEFGLYDPPSETLMSRNYFSDFLITLAVPSAVAVVLLFILGYTMCCRREGLEKRNMQTPDIQLVHHNSIQKSSKELRSMSKNREISWPLSTLPVFNPVSGEVVPPLHPDNYETTSMPLMQTQTNLQNQITIPQQRPSGDNYVMSTFRRLEVNGIPEERKVAEALNL; this is translated from the exons ATGGTAGGCACCATGTCTGCTGCAGCTGTCGCGGTATGGCTTGGTTCGG TGGTCAGCATCTTGTCGAGATCGCATGCAGACCGTAACGTCTACCCATCTGCAGGAGTGCTGTTCGTCCACGTTCTGGAGAGAGAGTATTTTAAAGGAGAGTTTCCTCCCTACCCAAAAGCAG GTGATGCCAACAGTGACCCGATCACTTTCAATACCAACCTGAAGGGCTACCCCGACAGGCCGGGCTGGTTGCGCTACATCCAGCGCACGCAGCACAGCGACGGGGTTCTGTACGGCTCCCCCACCGCAGAAAACGCCGGCAGGCCCTCCGTCATAGAG ATTACAGCCTACAACCGACGCACTTTCGAGACGGCACGGCACAACTTGGTCATAAACATCATGGGCACAGAAG AGTTCCCCCTGCCCTACCAGGCGGAGTTTTACATCAAAAACATGAACGTGGAGGAGATGCTGGCCAGTGAGGTGCTGGGGGACTTTCTGGGAGCGGTGAAGAACATCTGGCAGCCTGACCGCCTCAACGCCATCAACATCACCTCGGCACTAGACCGAGGGGGCCGCGTGCCCCTGCCCATCAACAACCTCAAGGAAGG AGTGTATGTGATGGTTGGTGCTGATGTGGCCTTCTCATCCTGCCTGCGGGAGGTGGAGAGCCCCCACAACCAGCAGCGCTGCAGTCAGGAGATGGAGCCCTCCATCAGCTGTGACAAGAAGTTCAGAGCTCAGTTTGACATTGACTGGTGTAAGATCTCTCTG GTTGACATCAACAGAGTATTCCCGGTATATATAACCCGTCCCGAGCCGGGCAACGGGATCCTGCCTGAATTTGGGTTGTACGACCCCCCCTCTGAGACTCTGATGAGCCGGAACTACTTTTCAGACTTCCTTATCACGCTGGCTGTTCCCTCCGCCGTGGCAGtagtcctcctcttcatcctcggCTACACTATGTGCTGCCGTCGGGAAGGGTT gGAAAAAAGAAACATGCAAACACCAGA CATCCAGCTGGTTCACCACAACTCCATCCAGAAGTCCTCCAAGGAGCTGCGGAGTATGTCTAAGAACCGGGAGATCTCCTGGCCCCTCTCCACCCTGCCCGTCTTCAACCCAGTGAGCGGCGAGGTGGTGCCGCCCCTCCACCCCGACAACTATGAGACCACCAGCATGCCCCTCATGCAGACGCAGAC GAATCTGCAAAACCAGATTACAATACCACAGCAACGGCCATCAG GAGATAATTATGTCATGTCAACATTTCGAAGGCTGGAG GTAAATGGTATTCCTGAGGAGAGAAAGGTGGCCGAAGCACTGAATTTGTGA